The Paenibacillus sp. G2S3 region CGTTATATGGCCACGAACTATGGCCTTCCCGGGTTTACTTTACAACACCTAAAGTACGTATCCAGTCATTCTTATTCGGGGGCTGAAGTCTCTTCTGCACAGATTTCATACCCACTGATCCTTGCGAATCCCGGCTTCGGCTCTTCCAGGTTCCTCCACACGGCGCAAGCTGAATATCTCGCGAGTCACGGATATATCGTGGCAGTGATTGACCACACCTATAATACATTTGCAACCGAGTTTCCGGATGGTCGAATCACGACCAGCACAACCAACGATTTATTCTCGCCTGACCATGATTACCAGACGGAAAGAGGTAATCGCGACAAGTTGGGTAAAGTTTTAACCGACGATGTGGCGTTTGTGCTGGACCAATTCGAGCTCATCCAATCGGGGAAGATTCCAAGTCATCTAAAAGGGAGAGTTGATCTCGGTAATGTCGGAGTGTTCGGTCATTCCATCGGCGGAGCGACGGCCTATGACGCTTCTTACGATCCGCGAATCGCGGTTGGAATAGACTTTGATGGAGGGCTTTATCGTTTGCGTGACAGAGAGGGTCTGCGTAAGCCGTTTTTGTTCATCAACTCGGAAAGCGAATTTGAAAAATTAAAAATGGTGATGGATAACCGGGTCTACACGGATTCAGAGCTTAACCGTATGCGCTCAACAAGAGAGTGGGAGGATAAAGTAACGGAAGATAAAAAGTTGGAGCTTGAACGGATGCGCCAAACAGTCGACGAAGGGGGAAAAGTCCTCTATATCGAAAATACGGAGCATTTGAATTTTACCGACGTACAGTTCATTACTCCGATATTCAAAATACTCGGCATCACCGGGAAGATTGCTCCCGAAAGAGCAAACTTCGTTATCAATGCCTATATGCTGGATTTCTTCGATATGTATCTGAAAAATCAAGGCGGAATCTTAATGAAAGGACCGAATAGCCGCTTTCCGGAGGTGAAGTTCGTAACTTCACTATTATAAATTACGTAACAGGCTATCGATTTTGATAAGCTCCTCTTCAAGTAGATAGGGGTTTAATAAATAACCGTTACTTGAAGGGGAGTTATTATTTTGTCTAAGAAGAATGAATACAAGATCGTTTGGATAATCAATGGATACTCGTAATTGAGCGTATGATTTCATCTTTGAAATGGCTCTTGGCTTCTTTTTGAGCTCACTGGCCTTCTAGAATTAATAGATTATATAATATAGGGATTAGCTTCGATTGTTTCCGCTTTGGCAACGGCTTCCTCCAATGTCATGCCAGTAAAATTCTGCGCATGGAGGAATCGTCCGCTCTTCTTGTCATCCACAAAGGCACCTACCGCGATTCCGGGAATAACGCTCTCCACTGCTCCAGGTGCGTTCGGGCCTCCAAGATCGGTTCTGCACCACCCTGGATCCGTAATATTAATCATAACGTTGGTGCCTTCCAGCCTCGATGCCAAATCCTTCGTAAATTTATCAAGAGCTGCTTTGCTTGCTGCATATCCTGCCTGCTCTGGTTCATTCTTAATTCCGCTTGTTGTATTGATGACACGTCCAAAGCCCCGTTCAATCATTTTAGGAATCAATCGGTGGCAAATCGTGGCAATGGAAATGAAATTAATTCGGAAGCTCATATCGAAGTCTTCCACAGGAGTTTGCCAGTAATCTTTTCTGTAAGCGATTTGCACGGCTGCATTGTTGAAAATAATATCGACAGGGATTTCTTTAGCTTCAATGTCATCTAGCATGGCAACTACTTCTTCGTGATTGGCTAGCTCGGCTTGTACGCAATATGCATCAACACCAAGCGCTTGTACCTCTTCCTTCACTTTCTTGGTATGTTCTAAGTTTCGACTATGTAGAATAAGGTTACACCCTTGCTTGGCCATGAAAATCGCTGTCTCATAACCGACGCCTCTGCTTGCCCCCGTAATAAGTGCCCATCGTCCTTGTACGTTTACCATAATAAGTCCTCCTTGTAATCAGTAGTTAATTTGCTAATGCTATCAGAATAAAAATCGTTATTATATCCTATTTTACACTGTAAACAATAAATTTGATAGCAAAATGTTAGTTATATTTATGTTGTTATTATATAATTAAACTAACAAAATAATTGGACTACTTAGCGGAGGGCATATAAAACAAATTAGAGTCTTTGGTCCGCAGAATCTCAGTGTTGTAACGACGAAAGTTCGCTATTGCACCCGACGAGATATTGATCGACCTGAAAACTTGCGGCATCTGGCTGTCGTGTTGACCGGCTGCCTACTAGTCTTACTAAGTTATCGTTTCTTATAGTTAGCTATGCTCGCCCTTATTTGGGTCAGTTACTATTTAAGATTAGGTTTTATCTAAACGTGTTATGCTTTCAAACGCTTTACATCCTGTTTAGGCGGAAAACCAAACATGCGGGAATACTCACGGCTAAATTGCGAAGGGCTTTCATAGCCTACTCGAAATGCCACATCGGTGGCATCTGCTGACTCGGTTAGTAATAACCGACGGGCTTCCTGAAGTCTCAGATGTTTTTGGAACTGAATAGGGCTCATTGCAGTTACTTCTTTAAAGTACCGATGAAATGAAGAAACACTCATATTCGCTATTTCGGCAAGCTCCTCAATCTTAAAAGAACTAGCATAGTTATTCATGATATGTTCAATAACATCTTTGATTAGATGAGTTGAGCTTCCTTCCATTACAATATCCTCCAATGCAATCCCATTCTGCCCTTGTAGCACCCGGTAAAGAATCTCTTTTGTAAATAATGGAGCTAACACTGGAATGTCTTTAGGCTGATTTAATAAACGAGCCAACCTGAGGACGGCGTCCATTAAAGAAGACTCCATCTGGCTAACAAACATAGCACGCTTGGGATTTTCTTTAGCATAAACACGAACTTCAGACTCCTGTAAAACCTCTAAAATTTGACTTGGTGTAAATTCAAGCTTGAACCCTAAATATGGAACATCGGAAGTGGCTTCAGTGACTTGGGCGGTAACTGGCAGGTGAACGGATGCAATGAGGTAATCGGAAGGTGTGTATTTAAATCGCTCCTGTGCCAGCCAAACCTCCTTTGCCCCTTGAACCACCAAACATAAGGATGGTTTGTAAACTCCATGCCTTGGTATGGACGTATTCGAGTCACGCATGAAAAATAAGGACGGAATAGCAGTTTGGTGAACGCCGTCTTTTTCAGTGTAATAATCAATAATATTTAGGAGCTCATTCTGCTGTTTAGTGATTATTTCAGACATTTGATCCTCTCATTTCCTTATCCCTTAATAGTCTGATTATAGTCTATATTCATCCCTTACAGAAATGACAGTGAGAGGATTAGGCAAACATCTGGCATGAATGTGATAACGGTCGCTTTGTCATCTGGTGGATAATAAAGATGTACTAAGGGAAGGGAATATGCACATAATCATTGAAAACTTGGAGGGTTATATCATGCAAAAAGTAGTTTTAAACAATAATGTTGAAATGCCTATACTTGGTTTTGGTGTGTATCAAATTCAAGATGCAAATGAATGTGAGCAAAGCGTTTATGACGCTATTATGGCAGGTTATCGCCTGATTGATACTGCTGCCTCTTATCTAAATGAAGAAGCCGTTGGTAGGGCGATTAAACGGAGTGGTGTGGCAAGAGAGGAATTATTTATCACTACGAAGCTTTGGGTTCAAGATACGGGTTATGAGCGCACAAAGAAAGCATTTCAACAATCACTAAACCGATTACAGCTTGATTATTTGGACTTGTATTTAATTCATCAGCCATTTGGCGATGTGTTTGGTTCTTGGCGTGCTATGGAGGAATTGTATCGTGAAGGCAAGGTTCGTGCAATCGGTGTTAGTAATTTTCACCCAGATCGTCTGATTGATTTAATTCTTCATAATGAAGTAGTCCCAGCTGTAAATCAGGTTGAGACGCATCCTTTCAACCAGCAAATCGAAAATGCGAAATTTATGAAAGAAAATAATGTTCAAATCGAGTCATGGGCGCCTTTTGCTGAAGGGAAAAATAACTTGTTTCAGAATGAGATATTAATGTCCATAGCTGAAAAATATAATAAATCCGTTGCTCAGGTTGTTTTACGGTGGTTGAAACAAAGAGATATCGTTGTGATTCCAAAGTCAGTTCGGAAAGAAAGAATTATCGAAAACTTCAATATCTTTGATTTTGAATTAAGCCAAGAGGATATGGCATCAATTACTAAGTTAGATACGAATCAGAGTTTGTTCTTTTCACATAGGGATCCTGAAATGGTGAAATGGATTAGTAATCGTAAACTCGATATCTAAGCCTTTTCCGAATGAATGCCTTTGTAATTCCTCCAATGTTATGAGATAATAGAGTTTTTCCGTTGATTCTATTTTTCATGGCATACGAGCTATGCCTGATCAAATATTGGAGGTAGGCTTGTTGGCGACACAGTATCCTTTTGAATATGATCGGACCAGACCTTTTATGGAGCAAGTAGGGGAATGGGTCGGCGATGTATTCTATGAAATTCTTCCTGAGGCAGGATTTGAAGTTCGTGATGAACAGATTTACATGGCGTTTCAGGTAGAGCGAGCTTTTGCTGAAAAGAAGACGATTTTTGCCGAGGCAGGGGTCGGTACGGGTAAGACTTTAGTGTATTTGTTGTATAGCATTTGTTATGCACGGTATATGGGCAAACCTGCGATTATCGCCTGTGCGGACGAGTCCTTGATTGAGCAGTTGGTGAAGCCAGAGGGTGATATTGCCAAGCTTGCGAAGCATTTGAATATGAATATCGATGCCCGACTAGCGAAATCGCCTGATAAATATATGTGTCTGAAAAAGCTGGATCATGCCCGCAACAATGATGATGGGAGCTTGCCGCTGGAGAGTTTGTATGGTACTTTACCTGATTTTGTACATTCTCATGCACCGATGCAGCAATTCCATGCCTATGGCGACCGTAGGGATTATCCAGATCTTAATGATGAACAATGGAATAAGATCAACTGGGATACGTTCCAGGATTGTTTTACTTGTGATATGCGTCATCGCTGTGGACAAACGTTGTCCCGTGATCATTACCGGAAATCAAGTGACCTGATCATTTGTTCCCACGATTATTACATGGAACATGTTTGGACGTATGAAGCGCGTAAGCGAGAGGGTCAAATTCCTTTACTTCCAGAGCATTGTGCAGTTGTATTTGATGAAGGGCATTTGTTAGAATCTGCCGCCATGAAGGCGTTAGGCTATAAAATGAAGCATGTCGTCTTTGAAGAACTAATCTCTCGTCTGCTACAGAATGAGATTCGTGAAACGCTTGCTGTCCTAATCGATGAAGCGATTATGCAAAGTGAGCAAATGTTCAAATACATTCGTCGTCAATGCCGCACCATTCCTGGATCGGATCGAAAAAGCATTGAGCTTAATGCGCCGCTGATCCGTGAGGTGCACCGCATGCGTAGTGTAATTGCTGCTATCGAAGAAGAATTAGTATTCGAAAGTGGACTGTACACGATTGATGAATATCAA contains the following coding sequences:
- a CDS encoding SDR family oxidoreductase, giving the protein MVNVQGRWALITGASRGVGYETAIFMAKQGCNLILHSRNLEHTKKVKEEVQALGVDAYCVQAELANHEEVVAMLDDIEAKEIPVDIIFNNAAVQIAYRKDYWQTPVEDFDMSFRINFISIATICHRLIPKMIERGFGRVINTTSGIKNEPEQAGYAASKAALDKFTKDLASRLEGTNVMINITDPGWCRTDLGGPNAPGAVESVIPGIAVGAFVDDKKSGRFLHAQNFTGMTLEEAVAKAETIEANPYII
- a CDS encoding ATP-dependent DNA helicase, whose translation is MEQVGEWVGDVFYEILPEAGFEVRDEQIYMAFQVERAFAEKKTIFAEAGVGTGKTLVYLLYSICYARYMGKPAIIACADESLIEQLVKPEGDIAKLAKHLNMNIDARLAKSPDKYMCLKKLDHARNNDDGSLPLESLYGTLPDFVHSHAPMQQFHAYGDRRDYPDLNDEQWNKINWDTFQDCFTCDMRHRCGQTLSRDHYRKSSDLIICSHDYYMEHVWTYEARKREGQIPLLPEHCAVVFDEGHLLESAAMKALGYKMKHVVFEELISRLLQNEIRETLAVLIDEAIMQSEQMFKYIRRQCRTIPGSDRKSIELNAPLIREVHRMRSVIAAIEEELVFESGLYTIDEYQLRIVEERLETIEIALRLFEDSGALICWATEDSDGLTLSVMPRNVKEVLQDSLFTQKMPIVFSSATLSVDKSFQYLKDSLGIHDFLSFSVDSPYDYEHQMNIYVPELRSGDFAEKMEISLKLIQQTEGRALLLFRTREELLQFKQLSSQRAESSKYSFLYEGDQEISYLISAFQRDEHSVLCAVTLWEGLDIPGPSLSNVIIWSLPYPPLDPVFMAKRAETSNPFEDVDLPYMLLRLKQGMGRLIRTGTDQGIVTVLAEAEGQHPVHEYITSVIPKGTKLQKFEV
- a CDS encoding AraC family transcriptional regulator, translated to MSEIITKQQNELLNIIDYYTEKDGVHQTAIPSLFFMRDSNTSIPRHGVYKPSLCLVVQGAKEVWLAQERFKYTPSDYLIASVHLPVTAQVTEATSDVPYLGFKLEFTPSQILEVLQESEVRVYAKENPKRAMFVSQMESSLMDAVLRLARLLNQPKDIPVLAPLFTKEILYRVLQGQNGIALEDIVMEGSSTHLIKDVIEHIMNNYASSFKIEELAEIANMSVSSFHRYFKEVTAMSPIQFQKHLRLQEARRLLLTESADATDVAFRVGYESPSQFSREYSRMFGFPPKQDVKRLKA
- a CDS encoding aldo/keto reductase, coding for MQKVVLNNNVEMPILGFGVYQIQDANECEQSVYDAIMAGYRLIDTAASYLNEEAVGRAIKRSGVAREELFITTKLWVQDTGYERTKKAFQQSLNRLQLDYLDLYLIHQPFGDVFGSWRAMEELYREGKVRAIGVSNFHPDRLIDLILHNEVVPAVNQVETHPFNQQIENAKFMKENNVQIESWAPFAEGKNNLFQNEILMSIAEKYNKSVAQVVLRWLKQRDIVVIPKSVRKERIIENFNIFDFELSQEDMASITKLDTNQSLFFSHRDPEMVKWISNRKLDI
- a CDS encoding dienelactone hydrolase, with the translated sequence MRFFEMLLFFSSASFFGLLFILNQRIRRSALLLTSGAGSIFLVIHLLIEGYRVQLVFLYGFTILMLMLSLIDVFRTRKVARTASRIRRVLGRLFIVFGLIATGCFLYVFPVFDFPAPTGELQVGTQIFHFIDQNREEKFSKTATGKRELMVQVWYPAQDGTGKYAPFIPDTQILRYMATNYGLPGFTLQHLKYVSSHSYSGAEVSSAQISYPLILANPGFGSSRFLHTAQAEYLASHGYIVAVIDHTYNTFATEFPDGRITTSTTNDLFSPDHDYQTERGNRDKLGKVLTDDVAFVLDQFELIQSGKIPSHLKGRVDLGNVGVFGHSIGGATAYDASYDPRIAVGIDFDGGLYRLRDREGLRKPFLFINSESEFEKLKMVMDNRVYTDSELNRMRSTREWEDKVTEDKKLELERMRQTVDEGGKVLYIENTEHLNFTDVQFITPIFKILGITGKIAPERANFVINAYMLDFFDMYLKNQGGILMKGPNSRFPEVKFVTSLL